One window of Watersipora subatra chromosome 3, tzWatSuba1.1, whole genome shotgun sequence genomic DNA carries:
- the LOC137391382 gene encoding protein Wnt-5a-like has product MRCTLYYPLQSALFVGLFLQTHSLSNWFSTIETGYNSSLDSPCDTLPRLTAQQKSLCLEDPNALPFIVSAIEMSLEECQEMFKSDRWNCSSASFVRLPNQATKESAFIYSLTSAAVVHSISRACSSGDLTTCSCAKVDRRRRRAEGDTWRWGGCNDNLNYGLKFSQKFSDAPEEELHESLLDASSLANLHNNKVGRKTIEELTLANTRCRCHGPSGSCTQKTCWRSIASLTDVATKLKELYEQSAIEVVKRKRKKLRAVSEPLNRNSGPLSQSLVYTIRSPDYCVAHPSLGIKGVQDRLCNKTGTGLDSCTSLCCGRGYNTQLLMVEENCHCEFHWCCHVTCEKCSMLKEIYTCK; this is encoded by the exons ATGAGGTGTACTCTCTATTACCCTCTACAATCTGCTCTATTCGTAGGATTATTCCTCCAAACACATTCTCTTTCCAACTGGTT TTCGACCATAGAGACCGGATACAACTCGAGCTTAGATTCTCCGTGTGACACACTTCCTAGGTTGACAGCGCAACAgaaatcattgtgtttagaggACCCCAATGCGCTACCGTTTATTGTTTCTGCGATTGAAATGTCACTAGAGGAATGTCAAGAAATGTTTAAGTCTGATCGCTGGAACTGCAGCAGCGCTTCTTTTGTCAGACTGCCTAACCAAG CAACCAAAGAGTCAGCCTTCATATATAGCCTAACGAGTGCAGCCGTTGTGCATAGCATCAGCCGAGCATGCAGCTCCGGTGACCTTACCACATGCTCTTGTGCCAAAGTTGACCGAAGAAGGAGAAGGGCAGAGGGGGATACCTGGAGGTGGGGCGGCTGCAACGACAACCTCAATTACGGGTTGAAGTTTAGTCAGAAGTTCAGTGATGCTCCAGAGGAAGAGCTACACGAATCACTATTGGACGCAAGCTCTTTGGCCAACCTCCACAACAACAAGGTTGGGAGGAAG ACGATAGAAGAATTAACACTAGCAAACACTCGATGCCGGTGTCATGGTCCATCAGGTTCCTGTACACAGAAAACCTGCTGGCGGAGCATAGCGTCACTCACAGACGTCGCTACTAAACTAAAAGAACTCTATGAGCAGTCTGCAATAGAAGTAGTTAAGCGGAAGAGAAAGAAACTGCGTGCAGTTAGCGAACCATTGAACAGGAACAGCGGGCCGTTGTCACAGTCGCTAGTCTACACAATTAGGTCCCCAGACTATTGCGTGGCTCACCCGAGTCTTGGAATAAAAGGAGTACAAG ATCGGCTGTGTAACAAAACCGGCACTGGACTGGACAGCTGCACATCACTATGTTGTGGTCGGGGGTATAACACGCAGCTGCTGATGGTGGAAGAGAATTGTCATTGTGAGTTCCACTGGTGCTGCCATGTCACATGTGAGAAATGCTCAATGCTGAAAGAGATATACACGTGCAAGTGA